A region of Culicoides brevitarsis isolate CSIRO-B50_1 chromosome 1, AGI_CSIRO_Cbre_v1, whole genome shotgun sequence DNA encodes the following proteins:
- the LOC134834271 gene encoding aquaporin-like isoform X3, with product MTADSFTLSADRAKSGETAVNVHEPEDAKHHIFTCMKLSGFDKVCAIFAELIGVFLLVFIGCMSCVDKFGMSPLHLQIALAFGLAIMVGAQSVGHISGGHFNPAVTVAAMIHRGIDVPMGLAYIAAQLVGSVLGYGLLKVISTHEAMFPAGEEATGLCVTMPAAGLGVTQAFFVEFICTGILVLVVCGIWDPRNKKHTDSTPLRVGLTVAVLVLVAGPYTGGSLNPARSFGPAVWSGDWANNWLYWIAPTLGGAVVSLIYKTTFWRESNDD from the exons ATGACCGCCGATAGTTTTACGTTGTCAGCCGATCGCGCAAAAAGTGGCGAGACAGCCGTTAATGTTCACGAACCCGAAGACGCTAAACATCATATTTTCACct GCATGAAGCTCTCCGGCTTTGACAAAGTTTGTGCAATATTTGCGGAATTAATTGGCGTCTTTTTGCTGGTTTTCATCGGATGCATGTCATGCGTGGACAAATTTGGCATGTCACCGCTTCATCTTCAGATTGCGTTGGCTTTCGGTCTCGCCATCATGGTTGGTGCacag aGTGTCGGACACATTTCTGGAGGTCATTTTAACCCCGCCGTTACCGTAGCTGCAATGATCCACAGAGGAATTGATGTTCCC ATGGGTCTTGCTTACATCGCAGCGCAACTCGTTGGATCAGTTCTCGGTTACGGTCTGTTGAAAGTTATCTCAACACATGAG gctATGTTCCCCGCTGGCGAAGAAGCAACTGGACTCTGCGTTACCATGCCAGCTGCTGGATTGGGAGTTACTCAAGCCTTCTTCGTTGAGTTCATCTGTACCGGAATTTTGGTTCTCGTCGTTTGCGGTATCTGGGATCCACGCAACAAGAAACACACTGACTCGACTCCGCTTCGTGTTGGATTGACCGTTGCTGTTCTTGTCTTGGTTGct ggACCATATACCGGAGGAAGCTTGAACCCTGCTCGTTCATTCGGACCTGCTGTTTGGTCAGGAGATTGGGCTAACAACTGGCTTTACTGGATCGCACCCACCCTCGGAGGAGCTGTCGTTTCTCTCATCTACAAAACAACATTCTGGCGCGAATCTAAtgatgattaa
- the LOC134834271 gene encoding aquaporin-like isoform X2: MSNTENNSHIDAIERKEEVPLLSLNTATKQTEVSRMTADSFTLSADRAKSGETAVNVHEPEDAKHHIFTCMKLSGFDKVCAIFAELIGVFLLVFIGCMSCVDKFGMSPLHLQIALAFGLAIMVGAQSVGHISGGHFNPAVTVAAMIHRGIDVPMGLAYIAAQLVGSVLGYGLLKVISTHEAMFPAGEEATGLCVTMPAAGLGVTQAFFVEFICTGILVLVVCGIWDPRNKKHTDSTPLRVGLTVAVLVLVAGPYTGGSLNPARSFGPAVWSGDWANNWLYWIAPTLGGAVVSLIYKTTFWRESNDD; encoded by the exons atgtccaACACTGAAAATAATTCTCACATTGATGCGATTGAGCGCAAAGAAGAAGTGCCATTATTAAGCTTAAATACTGCCACAAAGCAAACGG AAGTCAGCAGAATGACCGCCGATAGTTTTACGTTGTCAGCCGATCGCGCAAAAAGTGGCGAGACAGCCGTTAATGTTCACGAACCCGAAGACGCTAAACATCATATTTTCACct GCATGAAGCTCTCCGGCTTTGACAAAGTTTGTGCAATATTTGCGGAATTAATTGGCGTCTTTTTGCTGGTTTTCATCGGATGCATGTCATGCGTGGACAAATTTGGCATGTCACCGCTTCATCTTCAGATTGCGTTGGCTTTCGGTCTCGCCATCATGGTTGGTGCacag aGTGTCGGACACATTTCTGGAGGTCATTTTAACCCCGCCGTTACCGTAGCTGCAATGATCCACAGAGGAATTGATGTTCCC ATGGGTCTTGCTTACATCGCAGCGCAACTCGTTGGATCAGTTCTCGGTTACGGTCTGTTGAAAGTTATCTCAACACATGAG gctATGTTCCCCGCTGGCGAAGAAGCAACTGGACTCTGCGTTACCATGCCAGCTGCTGGATTGGGAGTTACTCAAGCCTTCTTCGTTGAGTTCATCTGTACCGGAATTTTGGTTCTCGTCGTTTGCGGTATCTGGGATCCACGCAACAAGAAACACACTGACTCGACTCCGCTTCGTGTTGGATTGACCGTTGCTGTTCTTGTCTTGGTTGct ggACCATATACCGGAGGAAGCTTGAACCCTGCTCGTTCATTCGGACCTGCTGTTTGGTCAGGAGATTGGGCTAACAACTGGCTTTACTGGATCGCACCCACCCTCGGAGGAGCTGTCGTTTCTCTCATCTACAAAACAACATTCTGGCGCGAATCTAAtgatgattaa
- the LOC134834271 gene encoding aquaporin-like isoform X1: MSNTENNSHIDAIERKEEVPLLSLNTATKQTAEVSRMTADSFTLSADRAKSGETAVNVHEPEDAKHHIFTCMKLSGFDKVCAIFAELIGVFLLVFIGCMSCVDKFGMSPLHLQIALAFGLAIMVGAQSVGHISGGHFNPAVTVAAMIHRGIDVPMGLAYIAAQLVGSVLGYGLLKVISTHEAMFPAGEEATGLCVTMPAAGLGVTQAFFVEFICTGILVLVVCGIWDPRNKKHTDSTPLRVGLTVAVLVLVAGPYTGGSLNPARSFGPAVWSGDWANNWLYWIAPTLGGAVVSLIYKTTFWRESNDD; encoded by the exons atgtccaACACTGAAAATAATTCTCACATTGATGCGATTGAGCGCAAAGAAGAAGTGCCATTATTAAGCTTAAATACTGCCACAAAGCAAACGG CAGAAGTCAGCAGAATGACCGCCGATAGTTTTACGTTGTCAGCCGATCGCGCAAAAAGTGGCGAGACAGCCGTTAATGTTCACGAACCCGAAGACGCTAAACATCATATTTTCACct GCATGAAGCTCTCCGGCTTTGACAAAGTTTGTGCAATATTTGCGGAATTAATTGGCGTCTTTTTGCTGGTTTTCATCGGATGCATGTCATGCGTGGACAAATTTGGCATGTCACCGCTTCATCTTCAGATTGCGTTGGCTTTCGGTCTCGCCATCATGGTTGGTGCacag aGTGTCGGACACATTTCTGGAGGTCATTTTAACCCCGCCGTTACCGTAGCTGCAATGATCCACAGAGGAATTGATGTTCCC ATGGGTCTTGCTTACATCGCAGCGCAACTCGTTGGATCAGTTCTCGGTTACGGTCTGTTGAAAGTTATCTCAACACATGAG gctATGTTCCCCGCTGGCGAAGAAGCAACTGGACTCTGCGTTACCATGCCAGCTGCTGGATTGGGAGTTACTCAAGCCTTCTTCGTTGAGTTCATCTGTACCGGAATTTTGGTTCTCGTCGTTTGCGGTATCTGGGATCCACGCAACAAGAAACACACTGACTCGACTCCGCTTCGTGTTGGATTGACCGTTGCTGTTCTTGTCTTGGTTGct ggACCATATACCGGAGGAAGCTTGAACCCTGCTCGTTCATTCGGACCTGCTGTTTGGTCAGGAGATTGGGCTAACAACTGGCTTTACTGGATCGCACCCACCCTCGGAGGAGCTGTCGTTTCTCTCATCTACAAAACAACATTCTGGCGCGAATCTAAtgatgattaa